The following are from one region of the Rhodopirellula sp. P2 genome:
- the dnaE gene encoding DNA polymerase III subunit alpha — translation MSDTIIAPEMKIEAATEMPDAKPFVHLHCHSHYSLLDGAGDIGKLVNRAVEHGMNALALTDHGNLHGALEFYRKAKDAGINPIIGYEAYIAPGSRFDKGGARSSKAASYHLTLLAQNRTGFKNLIKLASAASLEGFYFKPRIDKEILEKHSEGIVCLSGCVSSEFSRAILKGIETKEHEEEAKKIAGWFHKVFGDRYFIEIMNNDVDIQRTQLEGAVDIANKMGLPLVATSDCHYVNQEDAEAQDIMLCINTGRFRTDNTRMKMENDQFFLRSPQQMYEKFPGLEDAVGRSQQIADTVDIELEFNKYFFPSFPCPDELTPLDYLRKLCEQGLMERYEGDDERIVDGKLSDEVMARLDRELGVIEKLNYPTYFLIVWDFVNHARDVGISATARGSGVGAIVCYALYMSHVCPLRYDLLFERFLDESRTEPPDIDIDFEKERRLEVIDYVKERYGSEMVCQIGTFGTLAAKAAIKDTGRALGIPLSRVNQITELVPDELKITIAKSLDKSADLKMIYDGDPEIRELLDLAMKIEGLARNVGTHAAAVVIADQPLTEYVPLGRVPGKQDVITQWAMVDVEASGLLKMDFLGLRNLTIMSRTVKLVEQTTGKTIDPLKFPLDDKPSYALLQRGETKGVFQLESGGIRDLLQRMKPDTFNDIIATAALYRPGPLEGGMVDDYVNIKHGRQQPEYKHPVLKEILEETNSIMVYQEQVMRILNRLGDVPLAKAYTCIKAISKKKQSLIDANHDVFIAGSIRNGLAEKDAEDIWNLIVKFAGYGFNKSHSTAYALIAYQTAYLKAHYPVEFMAALLSSDISGRNFKRKDALIEHMEDCDRMGIEVLPPNVNLSDADFGVFEGKIPFALSAIKACGGSTAISIEEERKKNGPYKDIFDFCERVDPHDCNRSAIETLIKAGAFDCFGAKRSQLASVLERAMQAGAKVQADKKTGQASFFDAFDEDEEEDSDGDSSAATPLPDIEEWPDREKLLAEKEVLGYYLDSHPLAEFENKLATFRTHTTESMADCKDRDEVIVGGMISSIKIAHTKNPKPGAPSKYANFDLEDMAGSVRCICWPKGFAVCGERIQPDAVVLAKAKVDRRGGGDEINLIIDELTPLDELDSRYTHGIRIRLDEAEHDEKTVSNVREIVRGYPGNKDLLLAMQLCEGETVHFKADKFRVDITPQLRERLDDLLGTGHYKLLMSKPQR, via the coding sequence ATGTCGGATACGATTATCGCCCCAGAAATGAAAATTGAAGCGGCGACGGAAATGCCGGACGCCAAACCGTTTGTTCACCTGCATTGCCACAGCCACTACAGCTTGCTCGATGGGGCCGGTGATATCGGCAAGTTGGTCAACCGCGCCGTTGAACACGGGATGAATGCGCTGGCGTTGACCGACCACGGCAACTTGCACGGGGCGCTTGAGTTCTATCGCAAGGCGAAGGACGCGGGCATCAATCCGATCATCGGTTATGAAGCTTACATCGCACCGGGGAGTCGGTTTGACAAAGGCGGTGCCCGCAGCAGCAAAGCGGCCAGCTATCACTTGACTCTGTTGGCACAAAACCGAACCGGTTTCAAAAACCTGATCAAGCTCGCCTCGGCCGCTTCGCTAGAAGGCTTCTACTTCAAGCCTCGAATCGACAAAGAAATCCTCGAGAAGCACAGCGAAGGCATCGTTTGCTTGTCCGGTTGCGTCAGCAGCGAATTCAGCCGCGCGATTCTGAAGGGAATCGAAACCAAAGAACACGAAGAAGAAGCCAAGAAGATCGCGGGCTGGTTTCACAAAGTCTTCGGCGATCGTTACTTCATCGAGATCATGAACAATGATGTCGACATCCAGCGCACCCAACTCGAAGGTGCGGTGGACATCGCCAACAAGATGGGTCTGCCTTTGGTCGCGACCAGTGATTGCCACTACGTCAATCAAGAAGACGCGGAAGCCCAGGACATCATGTTGTGCATCAACACCGGGCGATTCCGCACGGACAACACGCGAATGAAGATGGAGAACGACCAGTTCTTTCTTCGCAGTCCACAACAGATGTACGAGAAGTTTCCGGGACTGGAAGACGCGGTCGGTCGTAGCCAGCAGATCGCTGACACGGTGGACATTGAACTCGAATTCAACAAGTACTTTTTCCCCAGCTTCCCCTGCCCTGATGAACTGACGCCGCTGGACTACCTGCGGAAGTTGTGCGAACAGGGACTGATGGAACGTTACGAGGGCGATGACGAACGCATCGTCGACGGCAAGCTTTCCGACGAGGTCATGGCCCGCCTCGATCGCGAATTGGGCGTGATCGAAAAGCTCAACTACCCAACGTACTTCTTGATCGTGTGGGACTTCGTCAACCACGCTCGCGACGTCGGCATCAGCGCGACCGCTCGGGGTTCCGGGGTGGGTGCGATCGTGTGCTACGCGCTGTACATGTCTCACGTTTGTCCGCTGCGTTATGACTTGTTGTTCGAAAGATTCCTCGATGAATCTCGAACCGAGCCACCCGATATCGACATCGACTTCGAAAAGGAACGTCGACTCGAAGTCATTGACTATGTGAAAGAGCGTTACGGCAGCGAAATGGTCTGCCAGATTGGAACGTTCGGTACGCTGGCAGCCAAGGCAGCCATCAAGGACACCGGGCGTGCGCTTGGAATCCCGCTGTCTCGCGTCAACCAAATCACCGAGTTGGTCCCGGACGAGCTGAAGATCACCATCGCGAAGTCGCTCGACAAGAGCGCTGACCTGAAGATGATCTACGACGGCGACCCGGAGATCCGCGAGTTGCTCGACCTGGCGATGAAGATCGAGGGACTGGCTCGCAACGTTGGCACGCACGCCGCGGCGGTGGTCATCGCCGACCAACCGCTGACCGAGTATGTGCCGCTGGGGCGGGTGCCTGGAAAGCAGGATGTGATCACCCAATGGGCGATGGTGGATGTTGAAGCATCCGGGTTGCTCAAGATGGATTTCCTCGGGCTTCGCAACCTGACAATCATGTCGCGAACGGTGAAGTTGGTCGAGCAAACGACCGGCAAAACCATTGACCCTTTGAAGTTCCCATTGGACGACAAACCCTCCTATGCCCTGCTGCAACGCGGGGAAACCAAGGGCGTCTTCCAGCTCGAATCAGGCGGCATTCGCGATCTGCTTCAGCGAATGAAGCCCGACACGTTCAACGACATCATCGCGACCGCCGCCTTGTATCGCCCCGGTCCGCTGGAAGGCGGGATGGTCGACGACTACGTCAACATCAAACACGGTCGGCAACAACCGGAGTACAAACACCCGGTCTTGAAAGAGATCTTGGAAGAGACCAACTCGATCATGGTCTACCAAGAACAGGTGATGCGGATTCTCAACCGCCTCGGGGACGTGCCGCTGGCCAAAGCGTACACGTGCATCAAGGCGATCAGTAAAAAGAAGCAGTCTTTGATCGATGCCAACCACGATGTCTTCATCGCTGGTTCGATCCGCAATGGGTTGGCAGAAAAAGACGCGGAAGACATTTGGAATCTGATCGTCAAGTTCGCTGGCTACGGGTTCAACAAGTCGCACTCCACTGCGTACGCGTTGATTGCCTACCAAACCGCGTATTTGAAAGCCCACTACCCCGTCGAGTTCATGGCGGCGTTGTTGTCCAGCGACATCTCGGGCCGAAACTTCAAACGCAAAGATGCTCTGATCGAGCACATGGAGGACTGCGATCGGATGGGCATTGAGGTGTTGCCACCCAATGTCAATCTATCTGACGCGGACTTTGGAGTGTTTGAGGGCAAGATCCCCTTCGCTCTGTCTGCGATCAAGGCCTGTGGTGGCTCCACCGCGATCAGCATTGAAGAGGAACGCAAAAAGAACGGGCCCTACAAAGACATCTTTGATTTTTGTGAACGAGTCGACCCGCACGACTGCAATCGCAGTGCGATCGAAACGTTGATCAAAGCCGGTGCCTTTGATTGCTTCGGTGCCAAACGAAGTCAATTGGCCTCCGTGCTCGAACGGGCCATGCAGGCCGGTGCGAAAGTACAAGCCGACAAAAAAACCGGGCAAGCCAGCTTCTTCGACGCCTTCGATGAAGACGAAGAGGAGGACTCCGACGGTGATTCCAGTGCGGCAACACCGTTGCCGGACATCGAAGAATGGCCTGATCGCGAAAAACTGTTGGCTGAAAAAGAAGTTCTGGGCTACTACTTGGACAGTCACCCGTTGGCCGAGTTTGAAAACAAGCTGGCGACGTTCCGTACCCACACCACCGAATCCATGGCGGATTGCAAAGACCGCGATGAAGTCATCGTGGGCGGAATGATCAGCAGCATCAAAATTGCTCACACGAAGAACCCCAAGCCAGGGGCGCCCAGCAAGTACGCGAACTTTGACTTGGAAGACATGGCCGGCAGCGTACGCTGCATCTGCTGGCCGAAAGGTTTCGCCGTGTGTGGCGAACGCATCCAACCCGATGCCGTCGTTCTGGCAAAGGCCAAGGTCGACCGTCGCGGCGGTGGCGATGAAATCAATCTGATCATCGACGAATTGACACCGCTGGACGAACTGGATTCACGCTACACGCATGGCATCCGCATTCGTCTGGACGAGGCCGAACACGATGAGAAAACGGTTTCCAACGTTCGCGAAATCGTCCGCGGCTACCCAGGCAACAAGGATTTGTTGTTGGCGATGCAGTTGTGCGAAGGCGAGACGGTGCACTTCAAGGCCGATAAATTCCGCGTCGACATCACCCCTCAACTCCGCGAGCGGCTGGACGACTTGCTCGGAACCGGGCACTACAAGTTGCTGATGAGCAAACCGCAACGCTGA